In the Primulina eburnea isolate SZY01 chromosome 15, ASM2296580v1, whole genome shotgun sequence genome, AATACATTTTTAGTGTCTTTAATGTAGTTCTTGTTGGGTCATGGGTGGGTTTCTCTTCATGTGGAGAAGCCACAAACCCAATAAGTCTAGCCCGATAAAAAGAGAGAGATTCTTACCATAATTCAAGCTCAACAAGCCGTTAAAAAGACCAAGACAAAAAAATAAAGAGGGAATTTTCGGATTTGTCCATGAAAATCAGAAACGTTTAAATTCGTTAGATCGAGCTGAAATTTGATCAACACGTTCACAAGAGAGTGCTAAATTGTGAATGATAGAGATCAGATTTTTTAAGTTGTTTGAATCAGTTCTTAGAGTGCAGATAGAGACCGCTAGTTTCTCGCAGAGAATCTGCGTAGTCCACGCCGTTTGTGTAAATCTAACGTTGTATTAGGCTCATATTTGGACAGCATATTCAAAACATCGTGTCGGGTACATTCTGGACTATGGATATCTGAAATCTTGAAACCTATGAAATCTTGAAATGGCCTTTTTTAGCCCGTTAAATGGTGGAGCTACTTCTTCCAATTCGTCACATTAATTGAGCTACATACTAACACAACCAACGCGTATAATAATAGCATGTAAAAAACCATCGGTTGaggaatataaaataaaatttcacaAGAGATAGCGTCTCAAATCTTAAATTATATTCTACAAAATCGCACTAGAACAAACTTAAAATGCTCACTCGAGTTTTATCCTGTCGATATCATTCATCAACCCTTCAAGctgcaaataaataaatagcaGTTTACAACAATATATAGAAAATGACAAGAATTGCGACATTGCATATCACATAGCATACCTTGACAATTTGTCGCATGAAGTAATCACCATAGCGTTTTGCAGGTTTGAATTCTACAACATGAACAGTGTCCTGAAATTATGGAAGAAATAAGTTGGATTCAAAATATGACAAACTCGTCACTTGAAGAGTTAGTAATGGCTGGACCTAAAAATCATATTACAGTGGTCCCAAACGAATTAGAATGTGATATTTAAGCCGGGGACGAGaagaaaaatttcaaaaactCACATCATCGATGTAGAAATCCACATCAGCGTTGGAAAGAACTTTTCCATCGGAATCTACAGAATGAGTCTTGTGCTTGTATGTGATTAAGATTGTCCTGCGGATAAACAAAGCAAAACCGGTTAAAAAGAATGAGTAGTCCAATCTTGAGACCCCTTACTATAAACCTTTAATTTTTAGAATCATGGCAATTTAAAATTGAATAATTGTTAAGTTGCGTGATACAATGTACATTTTTCAAATTAGTATAAGGTAGCAAGCACACTACACATAGGTGAAAGTAGGGGCCTTCAATTGAAATAAATGCAGAATCTGACCTTAAAGTAGGTTCATCTATATCCATGTAAGTTGCGAGTTTTCCAAGAGATATTGTGGAGTAAATTTTCAAGAAGGTTCGGACCCCTGACAATAGCTGTTGCTGCTTCACTTCATAAAGGAATAACTTCAACTGCAGCCTATAAGCATCCTGAGAAAATTTAATCATGCATCACCATCAACTACCATCAAATATTCAACACCCCAAAGCATTTAACAATAGAAAATTTATGggcaaaagaaaataaaaagaatattaCAAGTGGTGCATGGGCAATTTAAAGGTGATAAAAATGTGTTGATTTGGAAAAAATTGGCTGTCATACAGAATGAGTAAAAACCACTTTAATGGAGTACACTTTAGAAGATCCCAAACCTGGTTGTAATTAACAAGAGGATCCTCATAGCTCGGGGCAGAGGGAGTAATGAACTTTGGGCATGCGTAAGAGAAAAGCTCATCATATAGGGCAAATCCCTCGTCGTCAAACCTCTGCATCCTTGACATTTTCTCACCATACTTCTCCCGCAATTGGGAGTTCACAGTCTCCTCAACAAGTTTCACCTGAGGGCAAAGAGAAAGAGAAATGGCAAGCAAGGCATACATCTGCTCGTTCTTCTTCAAAATCTGATCATACTGAGGAGATTTTTGGTGATATTGCTTAGTCTTGAAAATGTAAATAAGTATTTTATTGAACTCTCGAATTGCCTCCACATATCTGTTAAGCATTGAATGGGGTATGTATTAGGATGAATTGCAGAGAATTCAACAATATGATTCCAGATAATGGAACAATAGATAGAATAAACTGAACCATGATGCAAACAATCAACAATTATATTATACAATGAAACATTAAGAATCTGGTGCAGAAGAAGGGATGATTCAAATGAGAAAAAAGAACCAATATGAATCGAAAATACTATTAATGCTGAACTCGAAAGTTCAATGCAAGTAACAGACATATATAGAGTATTGATCCTAATCTGATATTATGTTATTTGTAACACGATCGAAATAATACAGAGTCCTGATGTATTAAATTACCAGTCGTGACACAAATaacatatttaataaaatctgaaaaataaaaactaGTTAAACTAGGGCTGCATcagaataattaaatttaagttTACTGGGAAACAATGTCGTCACAAAGCTAGATGCATAGAGGCAAATACAGAGAAACCGACCTTCGTAGCATAAGATTTGCAAACCCATAATGATATATAGTAGTTATGTGGCTTCCAATTACACTGGTGTACACGCCTTGTTGACTTATGTCAATTGGAATTacgcacttcagaccagtgtgATAATCACCCAGTAAACAGTGAACTCTAAGCAGGCCTATCATACTAAAATATCCCAACACCTTCAGCACATTACTACCACCATTGTAGTCATATCCATCGGTAGCAGTAAACTGTTCGAGCCCTTCCTTCTCCTGCTCCAGGATTTGAATGATCATTGACTTCTCTACGAGTGCTTgtaaataattgaggacaccATAAACATTCCAAGCCTAAGAGACAAAACATGAAACAACATTAAGAGATGTATTTCCcaggatcctagttggatttaaATAGACAACTAGAACATGAACATAAGAGATTCATTTATATAAATTAGTTTAATTAGGTCCACGTTCCTTTCAATGACTGTACCAAAAAGTCCCTTTCAACAAACTGACTATTAAAAGAAAGGATCACTGGAAAGGATCAAAGAACATAATCAGTTGAAGTAGTACATTTTCAGGAAAACTGTCACATACAGAGACAGACACAGCCCAATTACACAATCTACTACATCAACAAACCTGATCATGTTGTCTCAGAAGTGAAATCTCTTGCTCGGTCTTGTTCTTCATCTTGGCACGATATTGACAAAACGACTGAAACTGGTACACAAATTCATCCACCATGTCCCACAACCACTGATTTGGCAATTGCATATTCACTACTCCATGCAACACAACCTGCAACCCAGGACAAATACATACTtccaatattatttattatgataataagtCAAAAGAGTAAACAACCAATGACTAATCCAAATACTGCCATTCTTAAAGCTTTTCTATGCGAATTGTGTTGTATATCTCATGTTTTCTCCACAAACACTCCCAAGCTCTAGTCAACAACACATTATACAGCTCAACCcattaaattttcaaacactAAACAAGCTAGCCCAGGTAGACTTTAATAAGCGAACACTTGACGCTTTCTAAATTGAATGAAAATactataaacaaaataataaataattccTGAAAAAGAACAAATTCAAAGCTCACAGAATCAAACATGAATTTCTCCAACCTGAAAAAGGCTACAGTAATTATCCCAGGAATCAATACGCTGCTTGAGCGTAGGCGAAAGTTTAGCGTATAAATGCCGAAACCACATCTCGCGATAGAGCAAGCAAAATACATGGTCGTTATCAACATACGGCGCAACGGCATCAACGGAAGGCCAAGGAGAATCCTTAAAAAATCGGTCGCTGATGCTCTGAAAGGAGTTCTCGTACATCTGGTGGATCTCGTAGACATTCTTCTCCCTGATGTGGCGGTACATATGAACCACGAAAGACTTAACGGAATCGGGTACATAGTTGGGGTCGTAGCCCAGTGCGGCTGAGTCGACGGAATCGGATTGCTCGTATGACGTAGCTCCCGCCATTGCTGATGAAGATGGCTGCAGTCTCACAGGATTGGTGTCTGCCCTAGCTGAACCAAGTTGGAGCTGATTTTTCGGCTATGGGCTTTCCACTGGGCTTATCTACAACAGGCTCTTTtcctatttataatataataataattttttaatttatatatttttcgtTTAAgttttattgttattattattatcgttAAAAATTTTATGCAAATATAAGTGAAATTTAATACATCAAATGAATTACATAAGTGCCTTTTTATAGGTTTTTGGTATTGACTTCTTATCTATGATAAATATTAAAATGTATCCAATTTTTTTATCACATTACGGTGAATGAATCTTGTCTATATGAGACAAAAATCTAgtgaaagaaaaaaaacataaccttctcaaataattattttctttcATGAGAGACAATATAAGAAAATATTGTGGATTTACTTCTCTTACCATGAAACCTCTAAATCGTcgtttgtgtatatatatatgtgtatgtgtgtgtgtgtgtgggtttaaattttgatgattttctATTTGAAACTGAATTAATCGAATTTAATGCATTCGACGACTTCACCAACCTCAATAATTTTAATCACGgtgttctttttaaaaaagagTAGCTTATTACATGTAAATTTCGATTGATGGACATTATTCAGAATTCCAAAGATAAACTTGTAGTCAAACGTATTTATCATATACCAAAGTCCTTTTCACGGAGATAATATTCatgttaaaaaaatatgaattggAAGAAAATTATACAAATCGACACTACATCTGCACCTATGCTAGTATCAAACTCCATGCCCTATAAATCGTGTAAATGTATCAACAAGCTGGCACCAAATTTCCTCGGTAGAATCCAACATGCTTGTGTGACAGTCAGACGCTACACCCAAGGCGTCCGTGACACCTAACATCGACAAGGTTCACATTCTTTGACGACTGGAGTTTGTTCGAGTCACGGTTGGAACTTCGACATAGTCGTCAGGATCGTCTTCCTCATCAGAAGACAGGAAAGAAGGACCCATCCACGTTTTAAAACCATCTTTTACACGTTTCTCAACATCTGGGGTGAATTCTATTGGGTCTGCTTCTAGCATTTCAAGCCCGATGTTCCTATGGGCAAAGTCGCTTTCATCTAGAATTGTTGATGCTTTTCTTCTGAGGAAGAAGGCGGCTCCTCCATGGAGAATAGCCAAGCCCCAAGTGGCAATTTCGTAGCACCAAAACAATGCCAACGCGCAGCTGCTACCGAGTGTCAGAAGTGTTGAACCGAGAAATAGAGCAAGAAGGCCAAAAACTACGGTAAACACAACGTTTAGGATTGATAGACAGCGCACTCCACCTGTAAATGGTTTGAAATTGGAATGAAAGCATTTCGAAACTAGACTGTAGAACAAATGCAAAAAATGTTCTTTGAAATCTAAAAACCACAAATAAACCACAAATTACAAGCAGTGGTACATGCACGGATACCAAAGACTGTACTGATgaaattggaattcttctagttGATATCTACGCATAAAACAAAGCTATGCTTCACATACGTGACACTCACAAAACACGACACAAGAATTTCcaccttcttctttttctttcagTCAAGCTCaagaaaaaaaacatatttctattttttattttcacgaATCTTGGAATCTCTTCGACACACGCCCTATCACATATGTTTCCACTACgctatttaattatttagcaaTTTTCTTTTCGCAAATTGAATACTAATTGACCAGACAACAACGGGGGTTCTGTAATATCCGCATTGGACCAACCACAACCTTAAGTTGCATATAACAAACTCACACGGACAGTAGTACTTCTTGTTCATAACAGCACAACCATCAAAATACAAGGAAAAAtaatccaaataattatttggattgTTCTTTAATAATACTTTTATCATAGCAAAACACTTCAAAGTCGAGGACTAAAATATCCACTATTTAAAAAACGCACAATAAGAATACACGTATAATTTTGAATTACCAAATCATATGCACTTAAAGCTGGTGAAAAATTGATGTTCTCATTCTGAAGTAATCCATAACCATAATGAAAACAGGACAAGTAACCCAAGACGGGGAGAAAAGGGGCCTGGGCAATCACCAACCGGACCTCTTAAGCTTAACTATCATTTGAATGTTGCCACGTAATATACAtagcatataaatttaaaattcaaactgCAGGCCCCACAAAAATATTAAACATATTATTGAGTAATAATCTTACCTCTTCTCGAAGCACAGTGATTGTTTTCAACCACTTTCAAGCATCCATGTCTCAGGGGAGCATTATAAGCAACAATGATACCTGCATAACAATTAATTGGCATTACAGTTCAAGTAAAAATAACCGTGATAAATACAAATCGTAAACCACGGACTGCACTTGTATGGTTGTTACTCCATCAAAGAAAAACctacattttgacattcttCCATAGAACTCTATCTTACTTTGCCACATGCAGCATGTTACTTCATtgccatttttctctcatcttcaacaccaacataaaatatatgaaaaatatcaaaaaatgcACCTGAAGTCCATAAAAAGAAACATTGTTCCACTATGTGTTACAGTATTAATCTACGCAAACTTGAGCTTTTTCGAATATGGGGCATCAACATTGTAGGTCATAGTTCTGTGGAAAGCTAATTACCAGATTGTATATAAGTTGGATGCAAGATAATTAGATGATTTCCTTCACAAATTCCATGTTGTCCAGGTACGATCAAATCACTGCCCtcattcagtattgatttcacAAATGGCTACATTAATCAATTAATATTCTCCTTTTATCAATCAAATGACATATAATCGAGATACATATCATAACAGATGTCACTGTTCATTCCACAAAAATTAATAGGCCAGATTCAAAATTCTAttccatcaaatttaaatttgaatggTTGACAACTGCGTCAAAGAAAAGAAATTTTATTCCCTAGCAGATGCATACACAAAGATTACCAAGATGCTTTTGGTCGAAGCATTGACAAACAGTTGTTTCACGAAGATCATACATTTCACTAACCTGCAATCAAGTAAACCGACGATGCAGCAAAAACGATAGCCGAAGGTACAAATACAACCATCCAGTAATAATCAACCGTCTCCCGATCCGTCAAAACAAATGCTCCGGGTAGAAGATCCAACTCTTCTCGACCTCCACCATCTCCAGAAGCAACAGTATGCGCTGTGAAATTAACCGACAACGGTTGTATCCTTGCGTCACGGCAGAAAGGCCGCCGCAAATTATCAGCGGGAAACACGATGCTCAAACTAATAACAGAGGAAATCAAGATAGCAAGAGAAATTAGGGTAAATGAAATCAAAATCAACGGCTTCTGGAGCTTGTGCCACGCCTTTTCCTCCTCGCGTAGGCTCTGATACTCGTGCTTCGGCATGAAAGCCTGACGCAATGCATCTCCAATTATCGCCATCTCAATTGAACATTATTTTACATACAAATGCGGGATTTGGATTTCGCTCGTTATCGTGTGAAATTGCCTTTGTGCTTTTGCTTATTTCAAAAGAAGAGCTAGGGTTTGGAGAGTTGCTGGGA is a window encoding:
- the LOC140814318 gene encoding uncharacterized protein produces the protein MAGATSYEQSDSVDSAALGYDPNYVPDSVKSFVVHMYRHIREKNVYEIHQMYENSFQSISDRFFKDSPWPSVDAVAPYVDNDHVFCLLYREMWFRHLYAKLSPTLKQRIDSWDNYCSLFQVVLHGVVNMQLPNQWLWDMVDEFVYQFQSFCQYRAKMKNKTEQEISLLRQHDQAWNVYGVLNYLQALVEKSMIIQILEQEKEGLEQFTATDGYDYNGGSNVLKVLGYFSMIGLLRVHCLLGDYHTGLKCVIPIDISQQGVYTSVIGSHITTIYHYGFANLMLRRYVEAIREFNKILIYIFKTKQYHQKSPQYDQILKKNEQMYALLAISLSLCPQVKLVEETVNSQLREKYGEKMSRMQRFDDEGFALYDELFSYACPKFITPSAPSYEDPLVNYNQDAYRLQLKLFLYEVKQQQLLSGVRTFLKIYSTISLGKLATYMDIDEPTLRTILITYKHKTHSVDSDGKVLSNADVDFYIDDDTVHVVEFKPAKRYGDYFMRQIVKLEGLMNDIDRIKLE
- the LOC140814809 gene encoding uncharacterized protein, translating into MAIIGDALRQAFMPKHEYQSLREEEKAWHKLQKPLILISFTLISLAILISSVISLSIVFPADNLRRPFCRDARIQPLSVNFTAHTVASGDGGGREELDLLPGAFVLTDRETVDYYWMVVFVPSAIVFAASSVYLIAGIIVAYNAPLRHGCLKVVENNHCASRRGGVRCLSILNVVFTVVFGLLALFLGSTLLTLGSSCALALFWCYEIATWGLAILHGGAAFFLRRKASTILDESDFAHRNIGLEMLEADPIEFTPDVEKRVKDGFKTWMGPSFLSSDEEDDPDDYVEVPTVTRTNSSRQRM